The proteins below are encoded in one region of Periplaneta americana isolate PAMFEO1 chromosome 11, P.americana_PAMFEO1_priV1, whole genome shotgun sequence:
- the LOC138709176 gene encoding uncharacterized protein → MLCWILVVAVPSLVTSASLSEFLLPDAAERDISPAEDPPPAMLKHHKFTASIERLHKRESQDMYDDEDPSYQEEFLNRLQAFTAKRNGLKEYAFTIEPKTILRRDTEERDLEKPGQRSRQHKAYRFPVSDGVGEISEVELHRRERRGASSPAVDAVDENPAQWRRFDTAKPQFVTSRTQPASAGARSYYPQHAADENDMHNMRYNEIPLQPREPARAYPRPPPSPPVDYRREGEPPRRIIYYANLPEVPRNRDNADYRRYDDRYDYGRSYNKYPRESRYEDTPIRPPPGRDDRYRYRQPANSGSYSIIDAERAPSPQGAWPPPPSQPYAYRDPDTLSRYNRIPAPYQPQTGGRYAYGQSRGAPPPPPDRPNAALHPSRYNPYGRSGSLPRNQLTVTPASPALGDEPYRDYNPRQPAPWSLQIGTKLTVKDDGRQMPSPGGRRFYVQSQQQYPSRYLRSEDDPDTRQM, encoded by the coding sequence ATGCTGTGCTGGATTCTGGTGGTGGCGGTGCCTTCTCTTGTGACGTCGGCTTCTCTCAGTGAATTCCTGCTGCCTGATGCTGCCGAGAGAGACATCTCGCCGGCCGAAGACCCCCCACCCGCGATGCTCAAACACCACAAGTTTACAGCCAGCATCGAGCGCTTGCATAAGCGAGAGTCCCAGGACATGTACGACGATGAAGATCCTTCCTACCAGGAGGAATTCCTCAACAGATTGCAGGCTTTCACTGCCAAAAGAAACGGCTTGAAAGAGTACGCCTTCACAATTGAGCCGAAGACAATATTACGAAGAGATACAGAGGAACGGGATCTCGAAAAACCTGGCCAGAGGTCTCGTCAACACAAAGCGTACAGGTTCCCAGTATCTGACGGAGTGGGAGAGATCTCCGAGGTGGAACTCCACCGTCGTGAGAGACGGGGAGCGTCATCACCGGCGGTGGATGCCGTGGACGAGAACCCGGCGCAGTGGAGACGGTTTGACACCGCCAAACCCCAGTTCGTGACGTCACGGACACAACCAGCTTCGGCAGGAGCTCGGTCATACTACCCGCAACACGCAGCAGACGAGAACGATATGCATAATATGCGGTACAATGAGATTCCACTGCAGCCAAGGGAGCCTGCTCGAGCATATCCCCGGCCGCCACCGTCTCCACCTGTCGATTACCGAAGAGAGGGCGAACCACCTAGAAGGATAATATATTACGCCAATCTCCCAGAAGTGCCACGCAACAGAGACAATGCCGATTATAGGCGATATGACGACCGCTATGATTACGGGAGGTCTTACAACAAGTATCCTCGAGAGAGTCGTTATGAGGACACCCCTATTAGACCGCCTCCTGGCAGGGATGACAGGTACCGCTATCGCCAGCCTGCAAACAGCGGCAGCTACTCTATCATCGACGCCGAAAGAGCGCCTTCGCCGCAAGGTGCTTGGCCCCCGCCTCCGTCCCAACCTTACGCATACCGTGATCCCGACACGTTAAGCAGATACAATCGCATCCCCGCACCTTACCAACCACAAACAGGGGGTAGATACGCTTATGGCCAAAGCCGTGGTGCCCCCCCACCTCCACCAGACAGACCCAACGCGGCGCTGCATCCGTCACGCTACAACCCGTACGGCCGCAGCGGAAGTCTGCCCCGCAATCAGCTGACCGTCACGCCCGCTAGTCCCGCCTTAGGAGACGAGCCTTACAGGGACTACAACCCCAGGCAGCCCGCTCCCTGGTCCCTGCAGATAGGTACAAAGCTCACAGTCAAGGACGATGGTCGTCAAATGCCTTCTCCAGGTGGACGAAGATTCTACGTCCAGAGCCAGCAACAGTACCCCTCGAGGTACCTCAGATCTGAGGATGACCCCGACACTCGGCAGATGTAG